One Candidatus Bathyarchaeota archaeon genomic region harbors:
- a CDS encoding DUF89 family protein, which translates to MKVDPRCIPCILAAAYRMAAMVAEDRARRLELMRLASMELGRRISPESTSCRLSGLVFEALSRACRVEDPYRRLKAEDDRVALELARNLERLLSKAETPYRRFRLAVEYSVAANAADYGVLMGGFMYRGDLGAQLRAFMDKGLALDEVDLLYEYASRGGSVLYLLDNCGEIVFDILLMRELKGMGCGVTAVVKERPCLNDATIREAMEVGLDKAVDRLVSTGSNTCGLGVHELDRELEAALKESDLIICKGQANYEELSEIEGLLRGVIAYLLVVKCELIARELGVGEVGGAVVKCVRRGPL; encoded by the coding sequence ATGAAGGTTGATCCGCGGTGCATCCCGTGCATCCTCGCCGCCGCTTACAGGATGGCTGCGATGGTCGCCGAAGATAGGGCTAGGAGGCTGGAGTTGATGCGTTTGGCCTCGATGGAGCTGGGGAGGAGGATCAGCCCTGAATCCACGTCGTGCCGCCTGAGCGGTTTAGTTTTCGAGGCTTTAAGCAGGGCTTGCCGGGTCGAAGACCCCTACAGGAGGCTGAAGGCTGAGGATGATAGGGTTGCCCTCGAGCTGGCGAGGAATTTGGAGAGGCTCCTCTCAAAGGCTGAAACCCCTTATCGAAGGTTTAGGCTCGCGGTGGAGTACAGCGTGGCCGCTAACGCGGCGGACTACGGCGTACTGATGGGCGGCTTCATGTACAGGGGCGATCTAGGAGCTCAGCTGAGGGCGTTCATGGATAAGGGCTTGGCATTGGATGAGGTAGACCTCCTCTACGAATACGCCTCGAGGGGAGGCTCCGTCCTTTACCTGCTCGACAATTGCGGTGAGATAGTCTTCGACATCCTCCTGATGAGGGAGTTGAAGGGTATGGGGTGCGGGGTGACCGCCGTGGTGAAGGAAAGGCCATGCCTGAACGACGCCACGATCCGGGAGGCCATGGAGGTAGGTTTGGATAAGGCGGTGGACAGGCTCGTATCCACGGGATCCAACACTTGCGGGCTGGGCGTTCACGAGCTGGATCGGGAGCTCGAGGCGGCGTTGAAGGAATCGGATCTGATAATATGCAAGGGACAGGCCAACTACGAGGAGCTCTCAGAGATCGAGGGGCTTTTAAGGGGCGTAATAGCCTACCTCCTAGTGGTTAAGTGTGAGCTGATAGCCCGTGAATTGGGCGTGGGGGAGGTGGGCGGCGCCGTCGTTAAATGCGTGCGGCGGGGGCCTTTGTAG
- a CDS encoding AbrB/MazE/SpoVT family DNA-binding domain-containing protein, with protein MGKVIVEKRGRITIPSQIRAMLGIKEGTELELCFDSGKLILKPILRVSAKDLYGVAGGEHVKIEEIEEALGDEG; from the coding sequence ATGGGCAAAGTGATAGTTGAGAAGAGGGGGAGAATAACAATACCTTCCCAGATCAGGGCGATGCTGGGCATAAAGGAAGGCACAGAACTTGAATTATGCTTCGACAGCGGAAAGTTGATCCTAAAGCCCATATTGAGGGTTTCTGCCAAAGATTTATACGGCGTCGCTGGGGGGGAACACGTGAAAATCGAAGAAATAGAGGAAGCTTTAGGAGACGAAGGATAG
- a CDS encoding type II toxin-antitoxin system VapC family toxin, whose protein sequence is MPETSFIDSNIFIYVMFKDPLYGDIALDILERLERGGEFGIVSTLILSQVFAHLARRKKWNAMDKFLEYIGEVPMRVVETTLEDFRRAGELGRRLKLNWRPWDDLIIASQMKRLKVKKIYSNDADFDAISDVERMFR, encoded by the coding sequence ATGCCCGAAACCAGCTTCATAGACTCCAACATTTTCATTTACGTCATGTTCAAAGATCCATTGTACGGTGACATCGCACTTGACATATTGGAAAGGCTCGAGAGGGGAGGGGAGTTCGGCATAGTCTCAACCTTAATTCTAAGCCAAGTCTTTGCGCATTTAGCCAGGAGGAAGAAGTGGAATGCGATGGATAAATTCCTCGAGTACATCGGGGAAGTGCCGATGAGAGTAGTTGAGACGACGCTCGAGGATTTCCGAAGGGCGGGGGAGCTGGGGAGGAGGCTAAAACTAAATTGGAGGCCCTGGGATGATTTGATAATAGCTTCACAGATGAAGAGGCTTAAAGTTAAGAAGATATACTCCAACGATGCGGACTTCGACGCGATAAGCGACGTGGAGAGGATGTTTCGATAG